Proteins encoded in a region of the Streptomyces sp. NBC_00513 genome:
- the hpnC gene encoding squalene synthase HpnC yields MRGRRHPVPATSDAHTSLTLDKARTENFPVAPAFLPRAWRDGLTAVYGYARLVDDIGDGDLAPGGHDAVLLGLDPEASDDRLAMLDAFEADLKRVFAGADGPPRHPLLRALRPVVRAHDLTPEPFLGLIEANRQDQRVARYETYGDLLAYCELSANPVGRLVLALTGTATPERIRRSDAVCTALQIAEHLQDVAEDLGRDRIYLPAEDMRRFHVSEVDLKAPTAGASVRSLIAFETVRARDLLNEGTPLVGSVHGRLRLLLAGFVGGGRAALRAVTDAGFDVLPGPPKPTGSGLLREVAAVLRTAPRKG; encoded by the coding sequence ATCCGTGGTCGACGGCACCCGGTCCCCGCGACGTCCGACGCCCACACGAGCCTCACGCTCGACAAGGCCCGGACGGAGAACTTCCCCGTCGCCCCCGCCTTCCTGCCCCGCGCCTGGCGCGACGGGCTGACGGCGGTGTACGGCTACGCCCGACTCGTCGACGACATCGGCGACGGCGACCTCGCCCCCGGCGGCCACGACGCCGTCCTGCTCGGCCTCGACCCGGAGGCCTCGGACGACCGGCTCGCCATGCTCGACGCCTTCGAGGCCGACCTGAAGCGCGTCTTCGCGGGCGCCGACGGCCCCCCGCGGCACCCCCTGCTGCGGGCCCTGCGGCCCGTGGTCCGCGCGCACGACCTCACCCCCGAGCCCTTCCTCGGTCTGATCGAGGCCAACCGTCAGGACCAACGGGTCGCCCGCTACGAGACGTACGGGGACCTGCTCGCCTACTGCGAGCTGTCCGCGAACCCCGTCGGCCGCCTCGTGCTCGCCCTCACCGGGACGGCGACCCCCGAGCGGATCCGACGCTCCGACGCCGTCTGCACCGCACTCCAGATCGCCGAGCACCTCCAGGACGTCGCCGAGGACCTCGGCCGCGACCGGATCTACCTCCCGGCCGAGGACATGCGCCGCTTCCACGTGTCCGAGGTCGACCTCAAGGCCCCCACCGCAGGAGCGTCCGTACGCTCCCTCATCGCATTCGAAACCGTGCGCGCCCGGGACCTCCTGAATGAAGGCACCCCCCTCGTGGGTAGCGTCCACGGCAGGCTCCGACTGCTGCTCGCGGGGTTCGTGGGGGGCGGGCGCGCCGCCCTGCGAGCCGTCACCGACGCCGGTTTCGACGTACTTCCCGGCCCGCCCAAGCCCACCGGGAGCGGCCTGCTCCGCGAGGTGGCCGCCGTCCTGCGCACAGCGCCGAGAAAGGGGTGA
- a CDS encoding ABC transporter permease: MSDTTHDGALATSKPPSEDAGLAPAELARKYGLSVSGARPGLGEYVRQLWGRRHFIMAFSRAKLVAQYSQAKLGQIWQVATPLLNALVYYLIFGLILNAGRGMEKGVYIPFLVMGIFVFTFTQNSVMAGVRAIPGNLGLVRALHFPRASLPISFSMQQLQQLMYSMIVVVIVAVAFGNYPQLSWLLVIPALALQFVFNTGLALVFARMGSKTPDLAQLMPFITRTWMYASGVMFSINEMLKDKPAWIADVLQWNPAAIYMDLVRFALIDGYGPENLPPHVWGFAVGWAVLTGIGGFVYFWKAEERYGRG, translated from the coding sequence GTGAGTGACACAACCCACGACGGCGCCCTCGCCACGAGCAAGCCGCCGTCCGAAGACGCGGGGCTCGCCCCCGCGGAGCTCGCCAGGAAGTACGGCCTGTCCGTCAGCGGAGCCCGGCCCGGCCTGGGCGAGTACGTGCGGCAGCTCTGGGGCCGACGTCACTTCATCATGGCCTTCTCCCGGGCCAAGCTGGTGGCGCAGTACAGCCAGGCGAAGCTCGGGCAGATCTGGCAGGTGGCGACCCCGCTGCTGAACGCCCTGGTCTACTACCTGATTTTCGGCCTGATCCTGAACGCGGGCCGGGGCATGGAGAAGGGCGTTTACATCCCCTTCCTGGTGATGGGCATCTTCGTCTTCACCTTCACCCAGAACTCGGTGATGGCGGGTGTCCGCGCGATCCCCGGCAACCTCGGTCTGGTCCGCGCCCTGCACTTCCCGCGCGCCTCGCTCCCCATCTCCTTCTCGATGCAGCAGCTCCAGCAGCTGATGTACTCGATGATCGTGGTGGTCATCGTCGCGGTGGCCTTCGGCAACTACCCGCAGTTGTCGTGGCTGCTGGTCATCCCGGCGCTGGCGCTGCAGTTCGTCTTCAACACCGGGCTGGCGCTGGTCTTCGCGCGGATGGGGTCCAAGACCCCCGACCTCGCGCAGCTGATGCCGTTCATCACGCGCACGTGGATGTACGCCTCGGGTGTCATGTTCTCGATCAACGAGATGCTGAAGGACAAGCCGGCCTGGATCGCGGACGTCCTCCAGTGGAACCCCGCGGCCATCTACATGGACCTCGTCCGCTTCGCGCTGATCGACGGCTACGGCCCGGAAAACCTGCCGCCGCACGTCTGGGGCTTCGCGGTCGGCTGGGCCGTTCTCACCGGCATCGGCGGCTTCGTGTACTTCTGGAAGGCTGAGGAGCGTTACGGCCGTGGCTGA
- a CDS encoding glycosyltransferase family 2 protein, whose product MRLGAVIITMGNRPDELKALLDSVARQDGAPVEVVVVGQGVKVTGLPEGVRTVDLPENLGIPGGRNVGIEAFGPGGTDVDALLFLDDDGLLERTDTAELCRQAFAEDPSLGIVSFRIADPDTGETQRRHVPRLRASDPMRSSRVTTFLGGANAVRTRVFEQVGALPGEFFYAHEETDLAWRALDAGWRIDYRADMVLLHPTTAPSRHAVYHRMVARNRVWLARRNLPALLVPLYLGVWMALTLLRKPSGPALKAWFGGFKEGWTTPCGPRRPMKWRTVWRLTRLGRPPVI is encoded by the coding sequence ATGCGGCTGGGCGCCGTGATCATCACCATGGGCAACCGTCCCGACGAGCTCAAGGCGCTCCTCGACTCGGTGGCGCGCCAGGACGGCGCCCCCGTCGAGGTCGTCGTCGTCGGCCAGGGCGTCAAGGTCACCGGCCTGCCCGAGGGGGTCCGTACGGTCGACCTGCCCGAGAACCTGGGCATCCCCGGCGGCCGCAACGTCGGCATCGAGGCCTTCGGCCCCGGTGGCACCGACGTGGACGCCCTGCTCTTCCTGGACGACGACGGGCTGCTGGAACGCACCGACACCGCCGAACTGTGCCGGCAGGCCTTCGCCGAGGACCCCTCGCTCGGGATCGTCAGCTTCCGGATCGCCGATCCGGACACCGGCGAGACCCAGCGGCGCCACGTGCCGCGGCTGCGCGCCTCCGACCCCATGCGTTCCTCCCGCGTGACCACCTTCCTGGGCGGCGCCAACGCCGTCCGCACGAGGGTGTTCGAGCAGGTCGGAGCGCTGCCGGGGGAGTTCTTCTACGCCCACGAGGAGACCGACCTGGCCTGGCGGGCACTCGACGCCGGGTGGCGGATCGACTACCGCGCGGACATGGTGCTGCTGCACCCGACGACGGCTCCGTCCCGGCACGCGGTCTACCACCGTATGGTGGCTCGTAACCGGGTGTGGCTGGCCCGCCGGAATCTGCCCGCCCTCCTGGTACCGCTCTACCTGGGCGTCTGGATGGCCCTGACGCTCCTGCGCAAGCCGTCGGGACCGGCCCTCAAGGCCTGGTTCGGCGGGTTCAAGGAGGGCTGGACCACCCCGTGTGGTCCCAGACGCCCCATGAAGTGGCGTACGGTCTGGCGGCTGACCCGGCTCGGCCGACCACCTGTCATCTGA
- a CDS encoding CDP-alcohol phosphatidyltransferase family protein, translating to MSKPSVAELRPVVHPPGVKDRRSGEHWGGRLYMREISLRITRVLVSTKVTPNQLTYVMTVAGVLAAPALLIPGIWGAVLGVIMVQLYLLLDCVDGEVARWKKQFSLSGVYLDRVGAYLCDAAVLVGFGLRASDLWGSGRIDWLWAFLGTLAALGAILIKAETDLVGVARHQVGKAPVKEEASEPRSSGMALARRAAAALKFHRLILGIEASLLILLLAVVDQVRGDLFYTRLGVAVLAGIALLQTLLHLVSVLASSRLK from the coding sequence ATGTCCAAACCATCCGTAGCTGAACTCCGGCCCGTCGTTCACCCGCCGGGCGTCAAGGATCGACGCAGCGGCGAGCACTGGGGCGGACGCCTCTACATGCGCGAGATCTCCCTGCGCATCACCCGCGTCCTGGTCTCCACCAAGGTCACGCCCAACCAGCTGACCTACGTGATGACCGTGGCCGGAGTCCTCGCGGCCCCGGCCCTGCTGATCCCGGGCATCTGGGGCGCCGTCCTCGGCGTGATCATGGTCCAGCTCTACCTGCTGCTCGACTGCGTCGACGGCGAGGTCGCCCGCTGGAAGAAGCAGTTCTCGCTCTCCGGGGTGTACCTGGACCGCGTCGGCGCCTACCTGTGCGACGCCGCGGTGCTGGTCGGCTTCGGCCTGCGCGCCTCGGACCTGTGGGGCAGCGGGCGGATCGACTGGCTGTGGGCGTTCCTGGGCACCCTGGCGGCGCTCGGCGCGATCCTGATCAAGGCCGAGACCGATCTGGTCGGCGTCGCCCGGCACCAGGTCGGCAAGGCGCCCGTCAAGGAGGAGGCGTCGGAACCGCGCTCGTCCGGCATGGCGCTCGCGCGCCGGGCCGCCGCCGCGCTCAAGTTCCACCGGCTGATCCTGGGCATCGAGGCCTCGCTGCTCATCCTGCTGCTGGCCGTCGTCGACCAGGTCCGCGGCGACCTGTTCTACACCCGGCTCGGCGTCGCCGTGCTGGCCGGCATCGCCCTGCTGCAGACCCTGCTGCACCTGGTGTCGGTCCTGGCCTCCAGCAGGCTCAAGTGA
- a CDS encoding DUF5941 domain-containing protein, translating into MPTVILTGLPVPGSPLADELRTLGFDVRSVTRPEDTATALADVPTEQRVAVVDSAFVGHVHALRLALTDPRFDACAVTGAFAVQAAARAALDLAAALPENGAGPYPDRLAAAVEAAGIPVQRPELGTLVAAVPAAGPERASAVAAVAAVDDEAVRLRTAVKSRDGFFTTFFISPYSRYVARWCARRGLTPNQVTTASLLTALVAAGCAATGDRWGYVAAGVLLLLSFVLDCADGQLARYSLQYSTLGAWLDATFDRAKEYSFYAGLALGAARNGDDVWALALGAMILMTCRHIVDFSFNEANHDATANTSPTAALSDRLDSVGWTVWVRRMIILPIGERWAMIAVLTAVTTPRIVFYALLIGCAFGALYTTAGRVLRSLTRKAKRTDRAAQALADLADSGPIATLTGRIVGRMAPGAGIAAALVGSVALLWTAWAYEFGARQVVIAAVFYAVLAGAAVARPLKGALDWLVPPVFRAAEYTTVLILAAKADVPGALPAAFGLVAAVAYHHYDTVYRIRGGTGAPPHWLVRTIGGHEGRVLLTAALAAVLAERPADFPVALTVTAVFVALVVLSESIRFWVSSGAPAVHDEGEPA; encoded by the coding sequence CTGCCGACCGTCATCCTCACCGGCCTGCCGGTCCCCGGATCGCCGCTCGCCGACGAGCTGCGCACGTTGGGCTTCGACGTCCGCTCCGTCACCAGGCCCGAGGACACCGCCACCGCGCTGGCCGACGTACCGACCGAACAGCGGGTGGCCGTCGTCGACAGCGCGTTCGTCGGCCACGTGCACGCCCTGCGGCTCGCGCTCACCGACCCGCGCTTCGACGCCTGCGCCGTGACCGGCGCCTTCGCCGTCCAGGCCGCTGCCCGCGCCGCCCTGGACCTGGCCGCGGCCCTCCCCGAGAACGGCGCCGGCCCCTACCCCGACCGGCTCGCCGCCGCCGTCGAGGCCGCCGGGATCCCCGTGCAGCGGCCCGAGCTCGGCACCCTGGTCGCCGCCGTCCCCGCCGCCGGCCCGGAGCGCGCGAGCGCCGTCGCCGCCGTCGCCGCCGTGGACGACGAGGCCGTGCGGCTGCGGACCGCCGTGAAGTCCCGCGACGGGTTCTTCACCACCTTCTTCATCAGCCCGTACTCGCGCTACGTCGCCCGCTGGTGCGCGCGCCGCGGCCTGACCCCCAACCAGGTCACCACCGCCTCGCTGCTCACCGCGCTCGTCGCGGCCGGCTGCGCGGCCACCGGTGACCGCTGGGGCTACGTCGCGGCCGGTGTCCTCCTCCTCCTCTCCTTCGTACTGGACTGCGCCGACGGGCAGCTCGCCCGCTACTCCCTGCAGTACTCGACGCTGGGCGCCTGGCTCGACGCGACCTTCGACCGCGCGAAGGAGTACTCCTTCTACGCGGGCCTCGCGCTCGGCGCGGCCAGGAACGGCGACGACGTCTGGGCCCTGGCCCTCGGCGCGATGATCCTGATGACCTGCCGGCACATCGTCGACTTCTCCTTCAACGAGGCGAACCACGACGCCACGGCGAACACGAGCCCCACCGCCGCCCTCTCCGACCGGCTCGACAGCGTCGGCTGGACGGTCTGGGTCCGCCGGATGATCATCCTGCCGATCGGCGAACGGTGGGCGATGATCGCCGTGCTGACCGCCGTCACCACCCCCCGGATCGTCTTCTACGCCCTGCTCATCGGCTGCGCCTTCGGCGCGCTGTACACCACCGCGGGCCGCGTGCTGCGCTCGCTGACCCGCAAGGCGAAGCGCACCGACCGCGCCGCCCAGGCGCTGGCCGACCTCGCCGACTCGGGCCCGATCGCGACCCTCACCGGCCGGATCGTCGGCCGGATGGCGCCCGGCGCCGGCATCGCCGCCGCCCTCGTCGGCTCGGTCGCGCTGCTGTGGACGGCCTGGGCGTACGAGTTCGGTGCCCGCCAGGTCGTCATCGCCGCCGTCTTCTACGCGGTCCTCGCCGGCGCCGCCGTCGCCCGCCCCCTCAAGGGCGCCCTCGACTGGCTCGTCCCGCCCGTCTTCCGGGCCGCCGAGTACACCACCGTATTGATCCTCGCGGCCAAGGCGGACGTCCCGGGAGCCCTCCCGGCGGCATTCGGACTGGTCGCGGCGGTCGCCTACCATCACTACGACACGGTCTACCGCATCCGCGGTGGCACCGGGGCGCCCCCGCACTGGCTGGTGCGGACGATCGGCGGGCACGAGGGCCGGGTGCTGCTCACCGCGGCACTGGCCGCCGTCCTGGCCGAGCGCCCCGCGGACTTCCCCGTCGCGCTCACGGTCACGGCCGTGTTCGTGGCACTCGTGGTGCTCTCGGAGAGCATCCGGTTCTGGGTCTCCTCCGGAGCACCCGCCGTACATGACGAAGGAGAACCAGCATGA
- a CDS encoding iron-containing alcohol dehydrogenase family protein, giving the protein MPVLTRLIPSPVVVDISCGAMDDLAGLLADQRVSASGKLAIAISGGSGQVLRAKLEPVLPHADWYPVVDGTIDSAVKLADDIKGRRYDAVVGLGGGKIIDVAKYAAARVGLPMVAVATNLSHDGICSPVSILDNDNGRGSYGVPMPIAMVIDLDVIKDAPARFVRAGIGDAISNISAVADWELSHRLNGEPVDGLAAAMARTAGESVLRHPGTVGDDEFLTVLSEALVLSGIAMSISGDTRPSSGACHEISHAFDLLYPGRSALHGEQVGIGAAFAMHLRGAKEHSALFVEVLRRHELPVLPEEIGFSVDEFVAAVEYAPQTRPGRFTILEHLNLSAAEIRDAYADYVQTIRS; this is encoded by the coding sequence ATGCCAGTACTGACGCGGCTGATCCCCTCGCCCGTCGTCGTCGACATCAGCTGCGGCGCGATGGACGACCTGGCCGGCCTCCTGGCCGACCAGCGCGTCTCCGCGTCCGGCAAGCTTGCGATCGCGATCAGCGGGGGATCCGGCCAGGTGCTGCGCGCCAAGCTGGAGCCCGTCCTGCCGCACGCCGACTGGTACCCGGTCGTCGACGGCACCATCGACTCGGCGGTCAAGCTGGCCGACGACATAAAGGGCCGCCGCTACGACGCGGTCGTCGGACTGGGCGGCGGCAAGATCATCGACGTGGCGAAGTACGCCGCGGCGCGGGTCGGGCTGCCCATGGTGGCCGTCGCCACCAACCTCTCCCACGACGGCATCTGCTCGCCGGTGTCCATCCTGGACAACGACAACGGCCGCGGTTCCTACGGCGTTCCCATGCCGATCGCGATGGTCATCGACCTCGACGTGATCAAGGACGCCCCGGCCCGCTTCGTCCGCGCGGGCATCGGCGACGCGATCTCCAACATCTCGGCCGTCGCCGACTGGGAGCTCTCGCACCGCCTCAACGGCGAGCCCGTCGACGGCCTGGCCGCCGCCATGGCCCGCACCGCCGGCGAGTCCGTGCTGCGCCACCCCGGCACGGTGGGCGACGACGAGTTCCTGACCGTGCTCTCGGAGGCCCTCGTGCTCTCCGGCATCGCCATGTCGATCAGCGGGGACACCCGCCCGTCGTCCGGCGCCTGCCACGAGATCAGCCACGCCTTCGACCTGCTCTACCCGGGACGCTCCGCGCTCCACGGCGAGCAGGTCGGCATCGGGGCGGCCTTCGCCATGCACCTGCGGGGAGCCAAGGAGCACTCCGCGCTCTTCGTCGAGGTGCTGCGCCGCCACGAGCTGCCCGTGCTGCCCGAGGAGATCGGGTTCAGCGTGGACGAGTTCGTCGCGGCCGTCGAGTACGCCCCCCAGACCCGACCTGGACGCTTCACCATCCTGGAGCACCTCAACCTGTCCGCAGCCGAGATCAGGGATGCTTACGCCGACTATGTCCAAACCATCCGTAGCTGA
- a CDS encoding sugar phosphate nucleotidyltransferase: MIGLVLAAGAGRRLRPYTDTLPKALVPVGPEGDEESLTVLDLTLGNFAEVGLTEVAIVVGYRKEAVYERREALEAKYGVKITLIDNDKAEEWNNAYSLWCARDVLKRGVILANGDTVHPVSVEKTLLAARGQGQKIILALDTVKQLADEEMKVITADGQGVRRITKLMEPSEATGEYIGVTLIEPEAAEELARALQTTFERDPDLYYEDGYQQLVNDGFTIDVAPIGDVKWVEIDNHDDLAKGRTIACQY; the protein is encoded by the coding sequence ATGATCGGCCTTGTACTCGCTGCCGGTGCCGGACGCCGTCTGCGTCCCTACACCGACACCCTGCCCAAGGCCCTCGTGCCCGTCGGTCCCGAGGGGGACGAGGAGAGCCTGACCGTCCTCGACCTCACCCTCGGCAACTTCGCCGAGGTCGGACTGACCGAGGTCGCGATCGTCGTCGGCTACCGCAAGGAAGCCGTGTACGAGCGCCGCGAGGCCCTGGAGGCCAAGTACGGCGTCAAGATCACGCTGATCGACAACGACAAGGCCGAGGAGTGGAACAACGCCTACTCCCTGTGGTGCGCGCGTGACGTCCTCAAGCGCGGCGTGATCCTCGCCAACGGCGACACCGTCCACCCGGTCTCCGTCGAGAAGACCCTGCTGGCCGCCCGAGGCCAGGGCCAGAAGATCATCCTCGCCCTCGACACGGTCAAGCAGCTGGCCGACGAGGAGATGAAGGTCATCACCGCCGACGGCCAGGGCGTGCGCAGGATCACCAAGCTGATGGAGCCGTCGGAGGCGACCGGCGAGTACATCGGCGTCACCCTGATCGAGCCGGAAGCCGCCGAGGAACTGGCGCGGGCGCTCCAGACCACCTTCGAGCGCGACCCCGACCTCTACTACGAGGACGGCTACCAGCAGCTCGTCAACGACGGCTTCACCATCGACGTGGCCCCCATCGGCGACGTCAAGTGGGTCGAGATCGACAACCACGACGACCTCGCCAAGGGCCGGACCATCGCATGCCAGTACTGA
- the hpnD gene encoding presqualene diphosphate synthase HpnD — protein sequence MSPNVEGPTHASTPSAPVQAAYGYCEAVTGSQARNFAYGIRLLPNDKRQAMSALYAFSRRVDDIGDGTLAPDAKLVRLEETRALLGRIRAEEIDEDDTDPVAVALAHAARRFPIPLGGLDELIDGVLMDVRGESYETWDDLKVYCRCVAGAIGRLSLGVFGTAPGAHDAERAGEYADTLGLALQLTNILRDVREDAGNGRTYLPAEDLAKFGCSEGFRSERMSAGADFAGLVHHEVRRARALFVEGYRLLPMLDRRSGACVAAMAGIYRRLLDRIEREPDAVLRGRVSLPTHEKAYVAVRGLSGLDARTVSRQSTRRRP from the coding sequence GTGAGCCCCAACGTGGAGGGCCCCACACACGCGTCCACACCGTCCGCGCCGGTCCAGGCCGCCTACGGCTACTGCGAGGCAGTCACCGGCTCGCAGGCCCGCAACTTCGCGTACGGCATCAGGCTGCTGCCCAACGACAAGCGGCAGGCCATGTCCGCGCTGTACGCGTTCTCGCGCCGCGTCGACGACATCGGCGACGGCACGCTGGCGCCCGACGCCAAGCTGGTCCGGTTGGAGGAGACCCGCGCCCTCCTGGGCCGGATCCGCGCCGAGGAGATCGACGAGGACGACACCGACCCCGTCGCCGTCGCCCTCGCCCACGCCGCGCGCCGCTTCCCGATCCCCCTGGGCGGACTCGACGAACTCATCGACGGCGTCCTGATGGACGTGCGCGGCGAGAGCTACGAGACCTGGGACGACCTCAAGGTCTACTGCCGCTGCGTCGCGGGCGCCATCGGACGCCTCTCGCTCGGCGTGTTCGGCACCGCCCCCGGCGCGCACGACGCCGAGCGGGCCGGCGAGTACGCCGACACCCTCGGCCTCGCCCTGCAACTCACCAACATCCTCAGGGACGTTCGCGAGGACGCCGGCAACGGACGCACCTACCTCCCGGCCGAGGACCTCGCCAAGTTCGGCTGCTCCGAGGGCTTCCGCAGCGAGCGGATGTCCGCCGGCGCCGACTTCGCCGGCCTCGTCCACCACGAAGTCCGGCGCGCCCGCGCCCTGTTCGTCGAGGGCTACCGACTGCTGCCCATGCTCGACCGGCGCAGCGGTGCCTGCGTCGCCGCCATGGCCGGCATCTACCGCCGCCTCCTCGACCGCATCGAGCGCGAGCCCGACGCCGTGCTGCGCGGACGCGTCTCGCTGCCCACGCACGAGAAGGCGTACGTCGCCGTACGCGGCCTCTCCGGCCTCGACGCCCGGACCGTCTCCCGGCAGAGCACCAGGAGGCGGCCTTGA
- the hpnE gene encoding hydroxysqualene dehydroxylase HpnE, whose product MTANHAVVVGGGLAGVTTALELADAGMRVTLLESRPRLGGLAFSFKRGELTVDNGQHVYLRCCTAYRWFLDRVDGAALAPLQNRLDVPVLDVAHPRGPRLGRLRRSALPVPLHLASSLARYPHLTLAERASVGRAALALRRLDPADPALDGVDFATWLGRHGQSPRTIEALWDLVGIATLNATADQSSLGLAAKVFKTGLLSENGAADIGWARVPLGDLHDVLARKALDAAGVRTELRTRVTCLSRLESGSWRVDTESESLDADTVVLAVPQREAHALLPPGALADPDKLLDIATAPILNVHVVYDRKVLRQPFFAALGTPVQWVFDRTDASGLTDGGQYLALSQSVAQDDIDEPVSVLRAKYLPELERLLPAARGAKVRDFFVTRERTATFAPTPGVGRLRPGARTDTPGLFLAGAWTATGWPATMESAVRSGLAAAHAALAGLDRRREHPLREAV is encoded by the coding sequence ATGACCGCCAACCACGCGGTGGTCGTCGGCGGAGGCCTGGCCGGTGTCACCACCGCCCTGGAACTCGCCGACGCCGGCATGCGGGTGACCCTCCTGGAGAGCCGCCCCCGACTCGGCGGACTCGCCTTCTCCTTCAAGCGCGGCGAGCTGACCGTGGACAACGGCCAGCACGTCTACCTGCGTTGCTGCACCGCCTACCGGTGGTTCCTCGACCGCGTCGACGGCGCCGCCCTCGCCCCCCTCCAGAACCGGCTCGACGTACCCGTACTGGACGTCGCGCACCCCCGGGGGCCGCGCCTGGGCAGGCTGCGCCGCAGCGCCCTGCCCGTGCCCCTGCACCTGGCCTCCTCCCTGGCCCGCTACCCGCACCTCACCCTCGCCGAACGGGCGAGCGTCGGACGCGCCGCCCTCGCGCTGCGCCGCCTCGACCCCGCCGACCCGGCGCTCGACGGCGTGGACTTCGCGACCTGGCTCGGCCGTCACGGCCAATCCCCGCGCACCATCGAGGCGTTGTGGGACCTCGTCGGCATCGCCACCCTCAACGCCACCGCCGACCAGTCGTCGTTGGGGCTGGCCGCCAAGGTCTTCAAGACCGGCCTGCTGTCCGAGAACGGCGCCGCCGACATCGGCTGGGCCCGCGTCCCGCTCGGCGACCTCCACGACGTCCTCGCCCGCAAGGCGCTCGACGCGGCCGGCGTGCGCACCGAGCTGCGGACCCGCGTCACCTGCCTGTCGCGGCTGGAGTCCGGCAGTTGGCGGGTCGACACCGAGAGCGAATCGCTCGACGCGGACACCGTGGTCCTGGCCGTCCCCCAACGCGAGGCGCACGCGTTGTTGCCGCCCGGGGCCCTCGCCGACCCCGACAAGCTCCTCGACATCGCCACGGCCCCCATCCTCAACGTCCACGTCGTCTACGACCGCAAGGTCCTCAGGCAGCCCTTCTTCGCCGCGCTCGGCACCCCGGTCCAATGGGTCTTCGACCGCACCGACGCCTCCGGGCTCACCGACGGCGGCCAGTACCTCGCCCTGTCCCAGTCGGTGGCCCAGGACGACATCGACGAACCCGTCTCGGTCCTGCGGGCCAAGTACCTGCCCGAGTTGGAGCGACTGCTGCCCGCCGCGCGCGGCGCGAAGGTACGGGACTTCTTCGTCACCCGGGAGCGGACCGCGACCTTCGCCCCCACCCCCGGAGTCGGCCGGCTGCGACCCGGTGCCCGGACCGACACGCCGGGACTCTTTCTCGCCGGTGCGTGGACCGCCACCGGTTGGCCCGCGACCATGGAGAGCGCCGTCCGAAGCGGACTGGCCGCGGCACACGCCGCGCTCGCCGGTCTCGACCGCCGGCGTGAACACCCGCTGCGGGAGGCGGTATGA
- a CDS encoding ABC transporter ATP-binding protein translates to MAEIKKGHVPTVIADEVHIVYRVNTGSSGRGSATAALSKILRRGKGDSPGVRRVHAVRGVSFTAYRGEAIGVIGSNGSGKSTLLRAIAGLLPCESGKVYTDGQPSLLGVNAALMNDLTGERNVVLGGLAMGMTREQIRERYDDIVDFSGINEKGDFISLPMRTYSSGMAARLRFSIAAAKDHDVLMIDEALATGDRKFQVRSEARIRELRETAGTVFLVSHNNKSIRDTCDRVLWLEKGELLMDGPTEEVVSAYEKATSH, encoded by the coding sequence GTGGCTGAGATCAAGAAGGGGCACGTCCCCACCGTCATCGCCGACGAGGTCCACATCGTCTACCGGGTCAACACCGGCAGCTCCGGCAGGGGCAGCGCCACGGCGGCGCTGAGCAAGATACTCCGCCGGGGCAAGGGCGACTCCCCGGGCGTGCGCCGGGTCCACGCCGTACGCGGCGTCTCCTTCACCGCGTACCGCGGCGAGGCCATCGGGGTCATCGGCTCCAACGGTTCCGGCAAGTCCACCCTGCTGCGCGCCATCGCGGGGCTGCTGCCCTGCGAGTCCGGCAAGGTCTACACGGACGGCCAGCCCTCGCTGCTGGGCGTCAACGCCGCACTCATGAACGACCTGACCGGCGAACGCAACGTCGTCCTCGGCGGTCTGGCGATGGGCATGACGCGCGAGCAGATCAGGGAGCGCTACGACGACATCGTCGACTTCTCCGGGATCAACGAGAAGGGCGACTTCATCTCCCTGCCGATGCGCACGTACTCCTCGGGCATGGCGGCACGCCTGCGTTTCTCCATCGCCGCGGCCAAGGACCACGACGTCCTGATGATCGACGAGGCGCTGGCGACCGGTGACCGCAAGTTCCAGGTCCGCTCGGAAGCCCGTATTCGCGAGCTGCGCGAGACGGCCGGAACGGTGTTCCTGGTGAGTCACAACAACAAGTCCATCCGCGACACCTGCGACCGCGTGCTGTGGTTGGAGAAGGGTGAGCTGCTGATGGACGGGCCCACCGAGGAAGTCGTCTCGGCATATGAGAAGGCCACCAGTCACTGA